Part of the Sander lucioperca isolate FBNREF2018 chromosome 1, SLUC_FBN_1.2, whole genome shotgun sequence genome is shown below.
aGTCATTGctattttcccccttttttcaaGTTTGATTCCCTTGATGTCTTGCTGCAAAACTTAGATGTCATTTTCTAAAATTGCAAattgaaagaaaagagaaaaataagaaTCCAAAAACAGGttaattaaaaaggaaaaaaaataataaagaaaaaataataaagcaataaaagattaaaataagTACTGCAAATAAACTACCTGGCCAAGAATGATGGACATAAAGAATGCCCCAAAAAGGTAGTTTGTCATCTGAAAGATCTGTCCGAACATGGTGTCTGGAAATGGCAACTCAGCGATCATCAGCAGGGACTTCTCCGCATAGAAGAAGCAGCTAAGGtaactgcagcagcagcagaaatgGAACAGACATTTTTGATTTGTGATTGTTTGTGAATGTCTCAGGGATGGAGATAACTGGAACTCTGTTTCAGTACAGCAAGCATTGCAATGACTCTTGTAAGCATTGTGCTGTGTTTGATAGTAATGTTGTCCCATTTTGTCATGTATGGTAGCCCTATTATTTTTGTATCTTAAACAGCCAAAAAGGAATTActttaaaggtataatatgtagCTTTTATCGGTTGGTGTTTGCGAGGTGTttgtttagagagagagagagagagagagagagagagagcagcggtggttgagcgagctagagagtgaagagagggagcgccgaACAAAGCAGTATATCAGAggaataaaacattttctgattGTTTCATGACGGTTACATTCTAacgcacaaataaacacacccaCACTTCAGCGGCAAATTGGATTTTGTGTGAATGCAGAGCTTCATCacgtctgtgtgtttctgttaaaCTTGTGTGTCGGTATTAGGCGCCGAGGGGCgggactagggttgggtaccgtttggatttttacgattccgatgccaaactggtacttttaaaacgattacgattcctaaccgattcctaaaccgattcttgaaaaactgaaaaatgacatcaaagaaaggctcttttatggagtttttttgaaattgaaaattattaaaatttaacaatatattaacattttaaagtacttaaatatataataagtaaacctaagtcacctaataataataataataataataataataataatgtatactttattaatcccgcaaggggaaattacaatacctaacacataactacaataatttaacaaataacagttacactattaacaagtaagaactaaataaatgttgttgagttggtatgccaaccagcttcaaactttagcagttcttttgcagaaaaatgaccatatttgccttctctggcaagatactacacctctcctgacttatgacatgtcctgcacaggagaaaactctctcagatggtgtccaaaaggcctgtacacacaggtatgagtttgaaagggcagacaatttgaGGAGGCTGTCCCGCCTCCCcaaccaccaggctacagggccttgtcctgaacgatagactagcagagcaagtgtaatatgtttactagcgatcacgttcagtgaatggttaatatgcctttacgtccgttttggtgagcccagagatatttttacgtccatttcggagcgtgtacaaaaagccgtctatcagctgtgattgtagagtgcacgtcgggggaatagcgcggacacgcgcttcacaccgcgagcggacACGTGTGCCACTCGGcataaaagggagaaagaaaaaagagtttGCCGCTgtccggagcgacagagggaaaatatttcagtcggaactgaaatgaggaaccaaaatttgcgttctaatccggtccgaatactaccgtttgcgtaggaaccggttccatagtggaaccgggtttcggtacccaaccctaggcAGGACAAAACAGCGGTACCTGGCAATGAGAATGGGCTGCACAACCTGCATgctgttattggctgggggtTACACATCCATGTGGGGCCCAAAGGCTCTTTGCTCACACCCATAAATGTCCCGCACACATtgaaataaatagaaaagagaaaatacaggcagagggcagggtcTTTGCAGATACAGCCACCACCACTCACTTCTAGTGGTCATCAGTGATGATTGAGGgggattatttttgtattaatctatacattgttttttttaggaaCGTCctgcatattatacctttaaactcaaaaaatatttactttacatggagctttatttaaaaaaagttgtgtTTTACGCTGATTACACCATTACCAAAGTCCCTACAACTTGCTAATGGTGTAATTATACTGTGCTTCACTAATATGTTGACATATGTTGAGACAGAAGTATCAGTTTTCATTTTGAGTTGAGTTTGACAGAATGTGGTAACCTATTAGTAGTGGTATTCTTAGAGTAAATAAGAGTCAGAAACGTACAGATACTTAGATCAACTTTGTGCAATCAGGAGAAAACCCAAACAACAATGCCATACATCAAACACAAGCGGGAATATGAAGGTTCTGTACTTACGCGCTGCCCAGCCCAGAGTAGACCCATTTAGTTGACCCGAGGCCCTGGTACTCTGAAGCTACATAGTAGAAGCAGGCGTTGAGGTGGAGCATGAAGAGAAGATATCCGATGGTCCGAATCACTCTAACAGAAAagatttctctgtctgtcttcattATTTTTTCACATGCATTTTTATGTCTTAATGTAGTAAAAAGTGAGTTGTTTTGCTTTGGCATTATCATAGCTGCTTACAAATTTTTTTTGTTACTAACCTCCAGATGTAAGCCTTGGCCATGATGCTCTCTAGACGATCGCTGAACTCAAAAAATGTATCTGCCTTGATAATAAGCATGACAAATGTCAGTCAAGGCAACCCCAGGAAGGAAACAAAGTCACTTATCAATTGGCTGGCCTTTGTAACACATAAGTAAATTCACCTTCAGCAGACGATTGGCTCTGAAAATGGATTTGAATCCAAACTGTAAGTACAGCAAGTCGAATGGGATGAGGCACATCATGTCCATCTGTTAATGAGAGACAGACGTGTGAGGTCACTGAGATGAGTTCATTCTAATGTTCAAATTTAAGTCACAGTACCATGAATCTCTCAGAATGTCTGTAGTACTCCCTTGTCACCGCTCTGTCTTTCTGAAAGGAAGAGAATAAATTGTCATTTTGTTATATCCTTATATATCCTTCTCAGTATCGGGCTCCATTGGCCAGGATTATATTAGACTTACTATGATGTCTCCTGCTTTGACAAACTGTTTGCGGGACTGGAAGAGGATGGAGTCTGTGAGGTAGATGAGGTCGGCCACCACATCCAGGGCAAACCAGTATGGGATGGCGCTTTCAGTGTGGTACGGGAAACACAGACGGGCTGTAATGAACCAGGTATTGTAGTTGAAGGCCAGAGTCACCAAGCTCAGCCAGGCGATGTAGCGACGGTCTGTAAAAGGGTCGATGGTCTTCCCCAGCACTGAGTCCATCAGGTCCTCAATTGGCATCAGCACAACATCCACCCAAAACCAGATAGCTTCAATTAACTTGGACTTCATgctcttctcctcctttttctcatctttactctctgctttctttttatcctcctcttccttcttcttctgctcGGCCTCCTGCTTTTTCTTCTCCTgctcctctttcttcttcttctcagcTTCTTCCTTCTTTATACGCTCCTCCTCTGCTTgccttttcctctcctctatGACTTTTGTGTAGGTGTCTTTGAGCAGCACAGGTGCTGAAAGGACAATATTAAGACTGAGTGTGCTGAAACATGGAATGCAATTTAAATATCCATCATTTGTGGCCAATTAAGCACCAATGATAATCATAAGTCACAAGTATGAAGCTTTTGTGCTTACTAACACAGCTGAGGTGAAGCTCTAAGTCATGTGTATACAGATGAATAATTGTGTGTTGCACTCACTGACAGGAGGGCTGATCTCAGGGGACGTAGCATACTGATCCTCCACTTTCTCCTTGTAGAGCTGCAGTCTCTCTCTCATTAATTTGACTATGGTTCTGAGCTGCTCGTCTGAATACTTGTTGATGACGatgggtggaggtggaggaggggtcGCTTCTTGGCTGATGATTGAAAATACCATCAGAAGAATTAGCCACACACCCTTGTTTTCTATTTGTGGAAGAGGGTCATGGACAGTTTCCCATGTAATGAGGATGGAGAAACCACAGCATTTGTAGCAAAACTAGTCTTAAGTGATGTGCCAAAGTAAGTAAAGCTTGTTATTTAGTGCCtttaatcaatattttataGTTATGTGTATACTCTGCAGTTGCCAACATAA
Proteins encoded:
- the LOC116046311 gene encoding cyclic nucleotide-gated cation channel beta-3-like isoform X1 — encoded protein: MVFSIISQEATPPPPPPIVINKYSDEQLRTIVKLMRERLQLYKEKVEDQYATSPEISPPVTPVLLKDTYTKVIEERKRQAEEERIKKEEAEKKKKEEQEKKKQEAEQKKKEEEDKKKAESKDEKKEEKSMKSKLIEAIWFWVDVVLMPIEDLMDSVLGKTIDPFTDRRYIAWLSLVTLAFNYNTWFITARLCFPYHTESAIPYWFALDVVADLIYLTDSILFQSRKQFVKAGDIIKDRAVTREYYRHSERFMMDMMCLIPFDLLYLQFGFKSIFRANRLLKADTFFEFSDRLESIMAKAYIWRVIRTIGYLLFMLHLNACFYYVASEYQGLGSTKWVYSGLGSAYLRCYYHAVRSLINIGGLNEPHTVFEITFQMTNFFTGVFVFSSLIGQMRDVIGAATAGQTYFRASMDGTVDYMVTNHIPSLVQSRVRTWYTYTWDAQGMLDESELLDKMPLVMRTAIAVDINLSTFQKIDLFKGCDQQMLVDMLLRLKSIIYLPGDFVVKKGDIGKEMYIIKSGAVQVVGGPDNSIVFVTLKAGCVFGEISLLQSSKDGGNRRTANVKAYGFANLFVLEKKDLFDILVHYPESQKVLARKGRKLMKAKAPAAANAEVEKKKGLVLFGPKPPTPKLLRAFGGNTNFLEKLRGATAGGQ
- the LOC116046311 gene encoding cyclic nucleotide-gated cation channel beta-3-like isoform X2, with the protein product MVFSIISQEATPPPPPPIVINKYSDEQLRTIVKLMRERLQLYKEKVEDQYATSPEISPPVTPVLLKDTYTKVIEERKRQAEEERIKKEEAEKKKKEEQEKKKQEAEQKKKEEEDKKKAESKDEKKEEKSMKSKLIEAIWFWVDVVLMPIEDLMDSVLGKTIDPFTDRRYIAWLSLVTLAFNYNTWFITARLCFPYHTESAIPYWFALDVVADLIYLTDSILFQSRKQFVKAGDIIKDRAVTREYYRHSERFMMDMMCLIPFDLLYLQFGFKSIFRANRLLKADTFFEFSDRLESIMAKAYIWRVIRTIGYLLFMLHLNACFYYVASEYQGLGSTKWVYSGLGSAYLSCFFYAEKSLLMIAELPFPDTMFGQIFQMTNYLFGAFFMSIILGQMRDVIGAATAGQTYFRASMDGTVDYMVTNHIPSLVQSRVRTWYTYTWDAQGMLDESELLDKMPLVMRTAIAVDINLSTFQKIDLFKGCDQQMLVDMLLRLKSIIYLPGDFVVKKGDIGKEMYIIKSGAVQVVGGPDNSIVFVTLKAGCVFGEISLLQSSKDGGNRRTANVKAYGFANLFVLEKKDLFDILVHYPESQKVLARKGRKLMKAKAPAAANAEVEKKKGLVLFGPKPPTPKLLRAFGGNTNFLEKLRGATAGGQ